The following proteins are encoded in a genomic region of Vigna radiata var. radiata cultivar VC1973A unplaced genomic scaffold, Vradiata_ver6 scaffold_7, whole genome shotgun sequence:
- the LOC106753780 gene encoding probable U3 small nucleolar RNA-associated protein 11, with protein MSSLRNAIPSRAHKERSQPSARKKFGLLEKHKDYVQRAKAFHKKEDTLRKLREKAANRNEDEFYFKMVRTKTVDGVHRPESEANKYTQEELMLMKTQDMAYILQKVQSERKKIERLTASLHSIDNPPANKHVFFAEDREEAKELQSRYSKSEIPLTIDNILTGIKRKTDRSYKELEARKDRLSQLEKIYMDMAMKKELQKNGRKRKLTEDEIVCPTSQPVYKWRAERKR; from the exons ATGTCCTCCCTCCGAAACGCCATTCCCAGTCGTGCGCACAAAGAGCGTTCTCAACC GTCAGCGAGGAAAAAATTCGGCTTGCTCGAAAAGCATAAGGATTATGTCCAACGTGCTAAAGCATTCCACAAGAAAGAGGATACTTTACGA AAACTTAGGGAAAAAGCAGCTAATAGGAATGAAGATGAGTTTTACTTCAAGATGGTTAGAACAAAAACAGTTGATGGAGTTCACAGACCAGA GAGTGAAGCAAATAAGTACACTCAGGAAGAGCTTATGCTTATGAAGACGCAGGATATGGCTTACATTCTTCAGAAGGTTCAGAGTGAGAGAAAG AAAATCGAAAGGCTAACTGCCTCGCTACACTCTATTGATAATCCACCTGCAaacaaacatgttttctttgctGAGGACAG GGAAGAGGCTAAAGAGTTACAATCAAGATATTCAAAAAGTGAAATTCCTCTTACTATCGATAATATTCTTACTGGCATTAAGAG GAAAACAGATAGGTCTTATAAAGAGTTGGAAGCAAGAAAAGATAGACTCAGCCAACTAGAGAAAATCTACATGGATATGGCAATGAAGAAGGAGCTGCAG AAAAATGGTAGGAAACGCAAACTAACTGAGGATGAGATTGTCTGTCCAACAAGTCAACCAGTGTACAAGTGGCGTGCTGAAAGAAAACGATAA